One Symphalangus syndactylus isolate Jambi chromosome 10, NHGRI_mSymSyn1-v2.1_pri, whole genome shotgun sequence genomic region harbors:
- the LOC129492333 gene encoding large ribosomal subunit protein uL29-like, giving the protein MTKKKAPDLHGKKEELLKQLDDLKAELSQLRVAKVTGDAASKLSKIRVVRKSIARILTVINQTQKENFRKFYKGKKHKPLDLRPKKTRAMRRRLNKHGEKLKPKKQQRKERLSRLRKYAVKA; this is encoded by the coding sequence ATGACCAAGAAAAAGGCTCCAGATCTTCACGGGAAGAAGGAGGAGCTGCTGAAACAGCTGGACGACCTGAAGGCGGAGCTGTCCCAGCTGCGCGTCGCCAAAGTGACAGGCGATGCGGCCTCCAAGCTTTCTAAGATCCGAGTCGTCCGGAAATCCATTGCCCGTATTCTCACAGTTATTAACCAGACtcagaaagaaaacttcaggaaatTCTACAAGGGCAAGAAGCACAAGCCCCTGGACCTGCGGCCTAAGAAGACACGCGCCATGCGCCGCCGGCTCAACAAGCATGGGGAGAAACTGAAGCCCAAGAAGCAGCAGCGGAAGGAGCGGCTGTCCCGGCTGCGGAAGTACGCGGTCAAGGCCTGA